One Helianthus annuus cultivar XRQ/B chromosome 12, HanXRQr2.0-SUNRISE, whole genome shotgun sequence genomic region harbors:
- the LOC110894829 gene encoding uncharacterized protein LOC110894829 isoform X1, with protein sequence METSETQSETKANVVQLFSHFMARVAKFEDLAAAGNRFLVNFRQALEFIRRPSIDKTSTIFEKVIKANNTDRIQSYINAGYVHPSSRAENLNKLNTSHVQLLNITSKAKDIINELEFLVEDVQLAIEAAVSESSQDYHTDLDLEAATCSEEGNVSFVPKKPGDVDYAIMVAVVYSMVKQDYVMQEKIVSSLSLKTSSGELESYCLMWSLHPFVNDEIMHQAWSLIS encoded by the exons ATGGAAACATCAGAAACTCAATCTGAAACAAAAGCGAATGTTGTCCAGCTTTTTTCGCATTTCATGGCAAG GGTTGCAAAATTTGAGGATCTTGCTGCTGCAGGGAATCGATTTCTAGTTAATTTTCGTCAAGCGCTCG AGTTCATCAGAAGACCCTCTATTGATAAAACATCAACGATCTTTGAGAAGGTGATTAAAGCTAATAATACTGATCGGATTCAGTCTTACATTAATGCTGGATATGTTCATCCTTCCAGTAGGGCTGAAAATCTCAACAAGT TGAATACAAGCCATGTTCAACTGTTGAATATTACAAGTAAAG CAAAAGATATTATCAATGAACTTGAATTCCTCGTTGAGGATGTACAGCTGGCCATTGAAGCTGCTGTAAGCGAATCTTCACAAGATTATCATACTGATTTGGATCTTGAAGCAGCTACTTGTAGTGAG GAGGGGAATGTCTCGTTTGTCCCCAAGAAACCTGGAGACGTTGATTATGCAATTATGGTAGCAGTAGTATATAGCATGGTTAAACAGGATTATGTGATGCAG GAAAAGATTGTTTCTTCGCTTAGTTTAAAGACATCATCAGGAGAACTAGAGAGCTACTGTTTGATGTGGTCGCTGCACCCCTTTGTGAATGATGAGATTATGCATCAAGCTTGGAGCCTGATTTCATAG
- the LOC110894829 gene encoding uncharacterized protein LOC110894829 isoform X2: METSETQSETKANVVQLFSHFMARVAKFEDLAAAGNRFLVNFRQALEFIRRPSIDKTSTIFEKVIKANNTDRIQSYINAGYVHPSSRAENLNKSKDIINELEFLVEDVQLAIEAAVSESSQDYHTDLDLEAATCSEEGNVSFVPKKPGDVDYAIMVAVVYSMVKQDYVMQEKIVSSLSLKTSSGELESYCLMWSLHPFVNDEIMHQAWSLIS; the protein is encoded by the exons ATGGAAACATCAGAAACTCAATCTGAAACAAAAGCGAATGTTGTCCAGCTTTTTTCGCATTTCATGGCAAG GGTTGCAAAATTTGAGGATCTTGCTGCTGCAGGGAATCGATTTCTAGTTAATTTTCGTCAAGCGCTCG AGTTCATCAGAAGACCCTCTATTGATAAAACATCAACGATCTTTGAGAAGGTGATTAAAGCTAATAATACTGATCGGATTCAGTCTTACATTAATGCTGGATATGTTCATCCTTCCAGTAGGGCTGAAAATCTCAACAAGT CAAAAGATATTATCAATGAACTTGAATTCCTCGTTGAGGATGTACAGCTGGCCATTGAAGCTGCTGTAAGCGAATCTTCACAAGATTATCATACTGATTTGGATCTTGAAGCAGCTACTTGTAGTGAG GAGGGGAATGTCTCGTTTGTCCCCAAGAAACCTGGAGACGTTGATTATGCAATTATGGTAGCAGTAGTATATAGCATGGTTAAACAGGATTATGTGATGCAG GAAAAGATTGTTTCTTCGCTTAGTTTAAAGACATCATCAGGAGAACTAGAGAGCTACTGTTTGATGTGGTCGCTGCACCCCTTTGTGAATGATGAGATTATGCATCAAGCTTGGAGCCTGATTTCATAG